From the Centropristis striata isolate RG_2023a ecotype Rhode Island chromosome 5, C.striata_1.0, whole genome shotgun sequence genome, the window TTGGTTATTTTTGAAGGGGGTTAGTAGGGGTAGGCTCATATTTTGGTGTTTGTATTTCTGTGGTTGTGTCCGTGTTCTGTTAtttctctgctcttgttttgCATTCATGTTTGGAACATTTTTGGattgatatgtttttttgtaaaaggaaTGTCTGTTGCCATgcgtacaggtgtgtgtgtatgcgtgttttcaatgtgtttgtgtgtgcatgaagcTGCTTGAATCTTACTCAGTCAATAATTTGATCTCATTGGCGAGAAGGGTGTTGAAGTTGTAGGCTGGATCGGGGAGGTCGGGGAGATCGGGCAGGGCGGGGGCTGTGGACTGGCAAGGCGAGGACTGGGAGGGCTCAGCCAGCTCTGGGTCGCTCTCGCTGGAAGTAGAGCCCACGCTCATGTTGCAGACGGCCTCGGGCAGCGAGCCGCCGCCGGTGGGCACAGAGCACACTTCGGGCTCGCTGCTGGTCTCGCTGGTGCTCGACACGACCGACAGCAGGGACATCTTGCGGGTGAGGCGGCTGGGGAGCATCGACAGGGCGTAGTCTGCAACGATGCCCGCCACATCGATGCCACAGGCCTGGTCGAAGGCGATGAAGCCCACGTTGGCGTTGGCCTCGCAGACCACAAATGAGCCATCGTTGAGCTGCAGCAGGTCAATGCCGCACACATCCATGCCGAGGATGTTCGACACCTCTATGGCCAGCTGCTTTCCCTGCTCGCTCAGAGGGCACATCATACCTACACCACCTAAGTCAGAGAGAGACGTCAAACTGGTTAATCTATGCTTCATTCATCTCACCATACAgtcaaaaaaaatctattatctattattaaatatatgtagACATATATGGTTAACGATTGGACAATtttgaaaacaagataataaagataaaacGATGACTGTgccacatttaaaatgatgcaCTTATTATGTCTTTTGATATAAATCCAACGCACCCCTTTACAGTGTACAGAGTGTACGTTCACCTGTTTCACTCACTTACTGATCTGAACATTGTAAACCCAGTGTTTAATATATGTTTAGGAGTTTTCAGTAGGGTGTGGCAGTGCACTAGGGCGTTTTTTATAGTACTTATCTTGgtcttattcatttttatttattatttttatatattcaatttaaataataaatatatatatatatatatatacattttcagtAGCCTGTCGAAGTACACTAACAACACAACATAGTTGATtcaatttatttgtaaaaaaatctattacaatttttattatttatgtattatttatttagttttgatatttatttatttatttatttgtgtctatttgttttcagttgaataatatttaaagtaaaaaaaaaaaaaggcatgctCCAAAGTCAATCGTGTTAAATAATCTCTCAATCTGGACCAAAATAACTGTGATCGTGATTTTTGTCTTAATCCAGCAGCTTCAATTCAATATCATAGAATCAAATATCACATCAGATCCAACCAGAGTCAGTGCAAATGTCAACATGATCTGTTTCATAACTGCAGAATAATCTGATGACTGGTGTCCTAAATATGTCACAGCGCATTACAGCCTCAACTAGACCAAAACAGCTCATGCACTGACGTTAAAAATCAGTCTCATCAGCTGGAATGTTGTGTCACTTGATGTTTCCAGGGCTGATTCAGGGCAAGCTTGTTGATTAGATGCTGTTTTCCAAAGCTGGTTTAAATAGCAGATGGAGCATTATACAttatcaaaaatgtataaagatGCCATGATGTTGAATATTGTCCTCATAAGTTGAATAATAAAGGACTGATTAGAACAACGCAGTGACATTTTAAAAGAGGCACCAAGGGCTTTGTTACTAATGAATGCCCCTCTATTACATCtatatgtctaaaaaacaaTTCAAGATAGATCCACTTTGATCCATGTAGtagatatatattatacattttccAGCACCTTTTCAGCGTCATCCCATTTTACAAGATAGGCCTGGTATGGACATGTTTTCCAGTCCAGTTTTATTCCTATGTTTTTAATGATGCAGGGCTCATTACGAGTGACAGCTACACCTACCACTGCTAACTGTACAATGAGGTTGTCTGGCCTCCTCCGAGCAAACTGAAGTTGAGACAGCTCAGACTTGTGTTACCAGCTAGCTGACATTAAAATATGTCCCCCCAtgtaatttaaagttaaaaGATCTGCACATCACTGCACTTCTAGGAGAATTACACACGCGGATCCTGAATAAAAAGACTTAATGCCGCAAGATTTGTGCTTACTACACGCTCTTTCTGGTGAACATGGAAGGCGGTTGCATGGTAAACCCAGTTTAAAGTTTACCATGCAACAGTTAACATAGGCAAGTGAAGGGTGGAAATACAGTTAACGTTTTTTTACAGATAATATAGATTATTTTCAGGGTATCTGGTAATTTTAAGGATTTTAAAGGATTTTAAGTTTCCAGATGTTTTCATTAATGGAAAGGACTCTTTTCCAGGATGCATTGGGACCCTGAGTGCATTTAAAgtacaaaccaaaaaaacattaaatataggCAAGTCTTGCAAACATAAGAACTGTTCAGTGCTTGCATTTTTGGTAACTATAATGAGAGAAAGGGGGAGTGGGTTCagtaacatatatataataacagtCTAAGAAGTGACTCCCAGGCATCTGCCTACCCAGGGAGCAGTTGCTCTGCATGCGACCATCAGTGGAGCAGCGTAGCATCGAGCCAATGACACGGCCGCCGACCAGGACCACCCGGACATCACGACCATGGGACTCCTTGACGTACTCCTGAAACAGGTAGGGGGTATCGTGGCGAATCAAATGGCACAAGTCTGTGAGGTGGTGTTTGTCCCGTGCCAGGAACACAGCCTTGCCTGTGAGAGGGAAGGAGACATACAATGAGCTAGTTTTCAGGATACTGTAGACCTGTTTAAAGTAATATGAAAATACAATGCTTTCACATTCTGACATTTATGTAATGTTGGTGGAGGTTGGATAACTTCCTCGCAAAGTTTTGCTGACACGTAGCTGCTACTGCAGTCTCAGCAGTAGTCTTATGCCTGTTCCCGTGTCTCATATAATGGATGGGACGCTCCTCTTAGCAGCCACAGAATGGCTTCTCACAGAGGATAGAAAACGCCTGTTTTAATTAGCACCACTTGGCTCTGTCTCCTTGTTGTCAAGTCCAGATCCTGCACCAGAGTAAATCTTGTGATTGCTATGTGTGCGTCCATTGTGTGCGAGTCACAATCCAAACAAGATGACAGGGCAATCCTTTGGTCACATCATGAAGATGTGACAGGCATGATGTAATActtcagaaaaacaagaaaagaaaccATGGTCTTGTGACTCAGTGGGACACATGACTACTTTGTATTGATGATACTAAAACATTGATTTGGAGATTGTGCAAACAAGACATGTTGTGAATTACAAAATTTTGCATCCTGACAACCGGCCAGACAGAGAAACGTGGGATCTAGTATTGACCTATCAAAACAAAGAAGACAGCCCTTTAAATTTGCAAACAggcttttatatttgtttacagGCCATTATATTTGTTTAAGAGAAAGAAGCCAAGCTGGACTTCACCCAATGTCAATGGTCAACCCCAGAGGCAACCCTTGAGACGTGGAACTCTATAAAAAAGGGTCAGGTTGGTGGTTGACCAACCGTTTCTTTTCGCTAACAATACATTGTGACGACAGCCTGGGCAAGCCAAAGTGTATTGTTATTCCTTGGCAAGCCAGTCAAGTGTCAATAAATATGAATAGGAAAAGGCTAATGGGTCAGCAGACACTGTGGCTTCTCTCCAACAATAACAGCAAGGCTAAAACTTCCCACACATGCCGCCTGTGAATTCAGGCAAAATGAGGAAAGCAGTGTCTGTTTACGAGAAACAAAACCGATTAACCTAGCAGCCACACTGCAAGCATTACAAGCTTCTGCTTTGTCTTTGTTGCAGCACTAGAGTCCTAATCATTTAACACTGTCAGAGAATTTCATGTAGGGGTGGACCCATCTGCCATCAGGGGCCTGCTGCGCACAGATTTTTGGGGTGTGGTGTATTAAATAGAGCTGGTGATCAGGAGAAATAGCCTGACAGTCTTACCTCTGTGGCCACGTGCATTCTTCACCACCACAGGGTAGCCCAGTGGCTCTGCCTCGTCAATCATCTTACGGAAGTTGTCATGCCCTCCTGGGAAATGCcggtacacacatacacaaagcaggcacacacacgcggaaacatgcacacacacacacacacacacacacacacacagatgtaaaatatattaaaatgtgtcctTGTTTTGATAGCATGGTTCACACATTACAGCCGGCTGAACAGGGTGGGGGGAGGGAATGTAGCCTGTCGCTATGGCAACAGAAGTGACTCAAAACAGAGAGGCAGTAGGAGTGTTTTCCTGAGCTTATACTTATTTTGTCACTTGATTCATGAGAATGGAACAGAGCAGTCACTGAGGGATGCACTCATGTGAGGCAGCTGACCGTATCTGACATTGACTCAGAATGGCAGCTGGTAGCAACAGATGTGCTTCAGCTTTCTCTGCTTTTGCTTGGGAAGTTATtgacaaaattgttaaaaaaatattgaaaaaggaGGTGTTAATGACTTCTTTCTCTCCCCATCTCCacaactctgtctctctcttttctttctccgtCTTCGTTGTCCTGTCTGCTCTTATCTGGAATTCGGTCAAAGCAACAGATGTGACCCTGCCACACGGCTTTTTCCAGATGATTCACATGTGTTTTCagtgagagggagaaagaacagagggagcagaggaggagagatggtGGACAGCAAATGTGGGCCTGACCTCGTCATAAGCTGCTGAGGTGGAGAGCAGGAGGCAGGCAGTgacatcttttattttaaaaaatcatgaggGGGCATGGGTTGGGGCGTTTGggaggggtggggtgggggggggtgTTACATAAGCTCTCCAGCCGCTCTGCATGCATCGCCTGGCCTCCTGTGCAGAGAGACGAATGGAATGTAGGCCAAACACcccctcctctttctttcttttttctgtctgtatcCTTCTCTGTCTGCTCTCACAAACACCACAGCACTGTGGATTTttggaaaacagaaataaatgtgtGCTGTTGCTTGTCAGCCTCTGTTTTGTCTCATTAAATCAACAGattacaacaaataaaaacagcagtctGCTTTGTATTATGAGGGCTGTATCCCCACATATCTTGCCTTTATCAACAGTAGGTCAAAACCAGTGGTGTAAGAGAAATTAGGAaaattagaaatatatatatggttTTGGAGAAATCTATAAGGATTTGACAAGGTATGGACATGGGATTTTCTCTCTGTTGGTGAGTAATTGCAGTGGAGTAGTGATTGTTTGCCTGTGTACCTACTAATCTGTTATACAGACACATGTAGACTAAAGCCTGTGATGTAACTGATGTGattgaaatgtcaaaaaacacCATACTTGACACAGCAGTTGCTGGTGTTTATGCTAATATTAATTTCTGTTAATGGTGCAGTTATATTCCCTAATGGTTTGCTTACACATAGAGGCAATATTTACaactacaataatataatataaaataatctatAGCTTGTCTTTACttgttttattatcatatcACTGATATAAACAGCAAGAGCTATCCATATATTCTTTTAGTAAAGATAAATCATGATGGGAACAATTGATAATTGATAATCTgatgtataaaataattcagCCTTTGAAGGTGGTTGACTGGGACTGTGGGACTTCTTAAAAGACACTGCCCAGGAAGTACTGTGATGCAGACCTACATTAAGGCAAGGGTGCCTATTCTTTAGCTAACAAGTGTAtggctggctagttagctagcttgctatTTCCACTATGCTTCTCTGATACACTGATTACATGAAAATTAGTACAAAAAGTTGTGTCAATAGCAATGTGCTTTCCTACGCTGTGTCCTAAGCTAGCTAACTTGCCAGTTCCACCATACTTTTTATGATACACTGGACGACTCAGCCCTACAGGTGCTGGCGTCAGGGAGGTTGGGCCCCGTGCACGTACTGTCTGCACTGCAGTGACACAGAGCCAGACGAATACTGGCAGACTTTAAACCCAGCCAGACTTGTTTAAGTAGGCTAATTGCTTATTGAACACATGGCATTGCAGGCGAGACAATATCATTCATGTTACAATGAATTCTATCACCATCAGGTGAAAGCTTAGACCACACACTGGAATGTGGGTGTATTAATAAAGcaatcacacattcatcataTCACTTTCTGATTATAGTCATGAAGAATCACACTGCTTTAGACTTCTTAGTTACAACAACACAGTGCTaccacaacacaccaacactgTGAGAAAGATAAACGTCAAGTATTGATTTACCGTAGGAGAAGGTGTCAGGAAGAGGCACCCCGTGGCCAGCCAGCTCCTGAAAGGTCCAGAACTTGTTGACACAGTTGAGTATGGCCTGGGGACGGTTGATCAGCCGACAGCCCATCTTCTCCAAGTGGCGCAGCACAGTGATGTCACTATCTGACTGCACCCAGGGCGTGGGCACCCGTACCACCACCACCTGTGGATAAGATGTCACCAATTCCTGCTCCACTCGCAGACCTGGAGGTTGAGGTGGTGGGaagggagaggaaggaggggtGATTGCAGAAAAGAGAGTGGAAAGATTAACATATTAAACAATAATACCAAATATTACCCCGATTACAACTGACAAAATGCAGGCTTTCCTCTGTTTGGTTGCAAATGAAAGGATTCAGTCAGTATCGCATTGAAGAGCCATCAGCAAACACCTGGCTTGTCTGCTCTAGATGCCACGTCAGGAAGCAATGCATCATTGTTTATAGCTACGATTACACCCTTAAAGTCATATTTACAGGAGCTAGAATTATTGTGAAAGTGGTTGGTTCAATTTTGAATCCACCATTTCTCAGTGGAAAAGTTAACTCCTCTTATGGAGACTATTTGTGGACATTGTTCCAGTCGTCACCACACGGCTCTGACTGAGAGTTGGCCAGGTTGCAGGACCAGGCAGAGGCAGCCAGCTCCAAGGCGAGTGTTGTTAAGTCATGAATTTGGAACCTGCCTTGCCAGCTGATATGATTATTAACATGCTGCCCATATCCATATCCAGTAATTTTTTGCAACGCTGCCAGCTTCTCTGCCTTTTGGGGCAATAATGTTTACTCCTTTGACTGACAAAGAGATATTCTTGCTGATATGGAAACAGTATTCACAATACGTTGTCTTAATGTAGGGCAGTGGGGCATGGAGAGATGTCTGAAACCCCAAGGGGTCTTGAATTtaatcacacatgaacacacatcaGGGAGAAAAGCATGGTAAAAACTCTATTAAATATGGTAATCATTTT encodes:
- the rimkla gene encoding beta-citrylglutamate synthase B, which encodes MCSRVWFVTDRRISQEYPQVQILRALKERCADEDVEFRSLLMDQIVLTISEGQLGLRVEQELVTSYPQVVVVRVPTPWVQSDSDITVLRHLEKMGCRLINRPQAILNCVNKFWTFQELAGHGVPLPDTFSYGGHDNFRKMIDEAEPLGYPVVVKNARGHRGKAVFLARDKHHLTDLCHLIRHDTPYLFQEYVKESHGRDVRVVLVGGRVIGSMLRCSTDGRMQSNCSLGGVGMMCPLSEQGKQLAIEVSNILGMDVCGIDLLQLNDGSFVVCEANANVGFIAFDQACGIDVAGIVADYALSMLPSRLTRKMSLLSVVSSTSETSSEPEVCSVPTGGGSLPEAVCNMSVGSTSSESDPELAEPSQSSPCQSTAPALPDLPDLPDPAYNFNTLLANEIKLLTE